The following proteins are co-located in the Sulfurospirillum deleyianum DSM 6946 genome:
- the pglF gene encoding UDP-N-acetylglucosamine 4,6-dehydratase (configuration-retaining) has product MMTVDKRILNILVIVVLSCMSFVWTFWIFHLPIQWSTIGIVIAVRIVASIVIFKDFSLSWSKVTQKTFLMKSFVYIVAFCVYVPFYYGKLRLSFMLSELFLYLFSINFLMYAYYLFVNRSHVSKEKNLVIYGAGKAGLKLAEEFRDSQYKIRYFVDDNTLLQKRSIDAIRIISKEKLKQKMQSSTYDLLLIAIPSAPTKKINALYEEFKPFFSEIKILPTLENILSDTVLSNQLKNITVEDLLARHPQDLDKVKIGEFIHDKVVLITGAGGSIGSEIVRQCLKYNAKKLILVDHSEFNLYQIIEELHSDKLVPIMQSVLNESLLEDVFHRYRLDIVVHAAAYKHVPLVEANPKEGILNNILGTKICIDLAIKYEVGKFILISTDKAVRPTNVMGATKRVCELYAQNVDAGNTHIVAVRFGNVLGSSGSVIPKFKAQIEKGGPITVTHPDITRYFMLIPEACELVLQTGAIGRSGELFILDMGEPVKIVDLAQKMIELSGKNDITIEFTGLRPGEKLYEELLINESDKKTEYTSILVAHRSMYPIEKLEHEIATLFTCKDILAQLKHIVPEFNHQKNI; this is encoded by the coding sequence ATGATGACTGTTGATAAACGTATTTTAAACATTTTAGTGATTGTAGTGCTTTCTTGTATGAGCTTTGTGTGGACATTTTGGATCTTTCATCTACCGATTCAGTGGAGTACAATCGGAATCGTTATCGCTGTACGTATAGTGGCTTCTATTGTTATTTTTAAAGATTTTTCACTCTCTTGGTCAAAGGTAACGCAAAAAACATTTCTGATGAAAAGTTTTGTGTATATAGTTGCTTTTTGTGTGTATGTTCCTTTTTATTATGGAAAATTGCGTCTTTCATTTATGCTCTCAGAACTCTTTTTGTATCTCTTTTCGATTAATTTTTTAATGTATGCTTATTATCTGTTCGTGAACAGAAGTCATGTGAGCAAAGAGAAAAATCTTGTTATCTATGGGGCTGGAAAAGCAGGGTTAAAACTTGCAGAGGAATTTAGAGATAGTCAGTATAAGATACGTTATTTCGTCGATGACAACACACTGCTTCAAAAACGAAGTATTGATGCGATTAGAATCATTTCCAAAGAAAAATTAAAACAAAAAATGCAATCGAGCACATATGATTTGTTGTTGATTGCGATACCCTCAGCACCAACAAAAAAAATCAATGCACTTTACGAAGAATTCAAGCCTTTTTTTAGTGAAATTAAAATTTTACCGACATTGGAGAATATTCTCTCCGATACAGTTTTATCGAATCAACTCAAAAATATTACCGTTGAAGATTTATTAGCTAGGCATCCTCAAGATTTGGATAAGGTCAAAATTGGGGAATTTATCCATGATAAAGTGGTCTTGATAACAGGTGCGGGTGGAAGTATTGGTAGTGAAATTGTGCGACAGTGTTTAAAATACAATGCAAAAAAGCTGATTTTAGTGGATCATAGTGAGTTCAATTTGTATCAAATCATAGAAGAGCTACACAGTGATAAACTTGTACCCATTATGCAAAGCGTTTTAAACGAGTCATTGTTGGAAGATGTTTTTCATCGCTATCGCCTAGATATTGTGGTACATGCCGCTGCCTATAAACATGTACCACTGGTGGAGGCAAATCCAAAAGAGGGCATTTTAAATAATATTTTGGGTACAAAAATTTGCATTGATTTGGCGATTAAATATGAAGTAGGTAAATTTATTTTAATCTCAACCGATAAAGCAGTACGTCCCACCAATGTGATGGGTGCGACAAAACGTGTGTGTGAGCTGTATGCTCAAAATGTGGATGCGGGTAACACACACATTGTTGCAGTACGCTTTGGAAATGTTTTGGGTAGTAGTGGCTCTGTTATCCCTAAATTCAAAGCGCAAATTGAAAAAGGAGGTCCCATTACGGTTACGCATCCTGACATTACACGCTATTTTATGTTAATTCCTGAAGCGTGTGAGTTGGTACTTCAAACAGGAGCGATTGGGAGGAGTGGGGAGCTGTTTATTTTGGATATGGGTGAACCTGTAAAAATCGTCGATTTAGCGCAAAAAATGATAGAACTCTCAGGAAAAAATGATATTACTATCGAATTTACAGGACTGCGACCTGGTGAAAAGCTGTATGAAGAGCTTTTGATTAATGAGAGTGATAAGAAGACTGAGTATACTTCTATATTGGTTGCACATCGAAGTATGTATCCGATTGAAAAACTTGAACACGAGATAGCAACACTTTTTACATGTAAAGATATTTTGGCACAGCTTAAACATATTGTGCCTGAGTTTAATCATCAAAAAAACATATAA
- the rfbC gene encoding dTDP-4-dehydrorhamnose 3,5-epimerase, producing MNYKKLEIPELILCEPVFHNDNRGFVFEAFKKESFNKFVGYEVDFCQDIISHSKYGVIRGLHTNTLNFAQSKLVSVLRGKILDVAVDFRVGSPTFAKVVSVELDDVENKQLFVPKGFLHGFSVLSNKAIVNMKIDRYFESGESIGVRYNDCDLNVEWKIKPQDIILGKADIGLKMFSDAVSPFDYGKKYY from the coding sequence ATGAATTACAAAAAACTTGAAATACCAGAACTCATACTTTGTGAGCCAGTTTTTCATAACGATAACCGTGGATTTGTTTTTGAGGCATTTAAAAAAGAAAGTTTTAATAAATTTGTAGGATATGAAGTTGATTTTTGTCAAGATATTATTTCACATAGTAAATATGGTGTAATAAGAGGACTTCATACAAATACTCTTAATTTTGCTCAATCAAAATTAGTTAGCGTACTACGAGGAAAGATTTTAGATGTTGCAGTTGATTTTAGAGTTGGAAGTCCAACTTTTGCAAAAGTCGTGAGTGTAGAGCTGGATGATGTTGAAAATAAACAGCTCTTTGTTCCAAAAGGATTTTTGCATGGGTTTTCAGTTTTAAGCAATAAAGCTATTGTAAATATGAAAATAGATAGATATTTTGAATCTGGTGAGAGTATAGGTGTGAGATATAACGATTGTGATTTAAATGTTGAATGGAAGATAAAACCGCAAGATATTATTTTAGGTAAAGCAGATATTGGACTAAAAATGTTTAGTGATGCAGTAAGTCCATTTGATTATGGTAAAAAATATTACTAG
- a CDS encoding MraY family glycosyltransferase: MIYIVLFSISFALTYFIKEYAIKKSLIATVNERSSHTVPIPHGGGIAVAITWFAGLIYLYINNQIEPTLFFAFIIGAVIAVVGFVDDIVELSPKIRMIVFALVGATGLYIIGGLDVLTFGLFDISNTFITSVFAMLLILWYINLTNFIDGIDSYLGVKFIFLSVAGLVIFGADYFAVLGVSVLGFLYWNWHNAKIFMGDVGSTLLGYTIAIITLYYANIQSQNLWIWITLYGVFWFDATMTLVRRKLNGEKLSQAHKKHAYQRLTQAGWSHSKVTLYALGLNVVIFLLVYFIPNIAVSFALSLVLLYVAYRFVDSKKKFES, from the coding sequence TTGATTTATATAGTTTTATTTTCAATATCTTTTGCCCTTACATACTTCATAAAAGAGTATGCCATAAAAAAATCACTTATAGCTACTGTGAATGAGCGAAGTAGCCATACAGTACCTATTCCTCATGGTGGAGGAATTGCAGTTGCTATTACTTGGTTTGCAGGGCTTATCTATCTGTATATAAACAATCAAATAGAGCCAACACTCTTCTTTGCATTTATTATCGGTGCTGTGATAGCTGTAGTTGGGTTTGTGGATGATATAGTAGAATTATCTCCAAAAATCAGAATGATAGTGTTTGCATTGGTAGGCGCTACTGGGCTTTATATCATAGGTGGACTTGATGTACTAACTTTTGGATTGTTTGATATATCAAATACTTTTATTACATCAGTATTTGCAATGCTACTTATACTTTGGTATATAAATCTTACTAATTTTATAGATGGGATTGATTCTTATCTTGGTGTGAAATTTATATTTTTAAGTGTCGCCGGATTAGTTATATTTGGAGCTGATTACTTTGCAGTGCTCGGTGTATCAGTACTGGGCTTTTTATATTGGAACTGGCATAATGCAAAGATATTTATGGGAGATGTGGGAAGTACACTTCTTGGGTATACCATAGCTATTATTACTCTATACTATGCAAATATACAAAGCCAAAATTTATGGATATGGATCACACTCTATGGGGTATTTTGGTTTGATGCTACTATGACTTTAGTTCGTAGAAAGTTAAATGGTGAAAAGCTAAGTCAAGCTCATAAAAAACATGCTTATCAACGACTCACACAAGCAGGATGGAGTCACAGCAAAGTTACGCTTTATGCTCTAGGACTCAATGTAGTAATATTTTTATTGGTCTATTTTATACCAAATATTGCTGTTAGTTTTGCTCTTAGTTTAGTTTTGCTTTATGTTGCCTATAGGTTTGTGGATAGTAAGAAGAAGTTTGAATCATGA
- a CDS encoding NAD-dependent epimerase/dehydratase family protein — translation MKLLITGSRGFLGSYFINKYKEKYEIKTFSFLQDDINILDCQEIDIILHLSALVHQMAGASAEEYEKVNVVQTLKLAKKAKESGVKYFLFMSTVKVYGEETESKYAENSVCNPEDEYGKSKLKAEIELQKLENENFKVSIIRTPIVYGYGVKANIKSLLHLVNKIPLLPFRGIENKRSMVYIGNLCHMIDKIITQKQNGVFLASDDEPLSTSKLIELIAKNLSKKIYLIKIPFFELLLKIVKPSFHKRLYRSLAVDNSITKEKLDLKNPYTIEDGIRLMIQGESI, via the coding sequence ATGAAACTATTAATTACAGGCTCAAGGGGCTTTCTAGGAAGCTATTTTATAAATAAATATAAAGAAAAGTATGAAATAAAAACTTTTAGTTTTTTACAAGATGATATCAATATCTTGGATTGTCAAGAAATTGATATTATCTTACATCTCTCTGCTTTAGTACATCAAATGGCTGGAGCGAGTGCTGAGGAATATGAAAAAGTAAATGTTGTTCAGACTTTAAAATTAGCAAAAAAAGCAAAAGAGAGTGGAGTAAAATACTTTCTTTTTATGAGTACAGTGAAAGTATATGGAGAAGAGACGGAATCTAAATATGCTGAAAATAGTGTTTGCAATCCTGAAGATGAGTATGGAAAAAGTAAATTAAAAGCAGAAATCGAACTTCAAAAATTAGAAAACGAAAACTTTAAAGTAAGTATCATAAGAACTCCTATCGTATATGGATATGGAGTAAAAGCAAATATAAAAAGCCTTTTACATCTTGTAAATAAAATTCCTCTATTACCTTTTAGGGGGATTGAGAACAAACGAAGTATGGTTTATATAGGAAATCTCTGTCATATGATAGATAAGATAATAACTCAAAAACAAAACGGTGTATTTTTAGCTAGTGATGATGAGCCTTTAAGTACTTCAAAATTGATAGAACTCATAGCAAAAAATCTTTCTAAAAAAATATATCTAATAAAAATACCTTTTTTTGAGTTATTACTGAAAATAGTTAAACCATCATTTCACAAGCGACTTTATCGAAGTTTGGCAGTTGACAATAGCATCACAAAAGAGAAGTTAGATCTTAAAAATCCTTATACGATAGAAGATGGTATTAGATTGATGATACAAGGAGAGTCTATTTGA
- a CDS encoding glycosyltransferase, giving the protein MNQFSVLMSIYYKEKPEYFNRAMQSIWDDQTIKPNEIVLVQDGKLTLELYEEIKKWKEKLKDVFITVPLEQNVGLGDALNIGVQHCCYDLIARMDTDDISLPYRFEKQLKVFENNNVDVSSAWISEFVCSENEILRYRKLPQNHNDIIKYAKTRCPINHPVVMYKKAVVQNSGGYQKMMLMEDYYLWGRMIVQGAKFYNIQEVLLNMRAGDDMLKRRSGIVYVKSELTLLKEFRNIGFISTLELIKNMFIRVPVRLMPIKILKIVYSIIRSL; this is encoded by the coding sequence TTGAATCAGTTTTCAGTACTAATGTCAATTTATTACAAAGAAAAACCTGAGTACTTTAATAGAGCTATGCAAAGTATTTGGGATGACCAGACTATTAAACCGAATGAGATAGTTCTAGTTCAAGATGGAAAATTAACTCTTGAATTGTATGAAGAGATAAAAAAATGGAAAGAAAAATTAAAAGATGTTTTTATAACTGTTCCTTTAGAACAGAATGTTGGTTTGGGTGATGCCCTCAACATTGGCGTACAACATTGTTGTTATGACTTGATAGCTAGAATGGATACAGATGATATTTCATTACCATATAGGTTTGAAAAGCAATTAAAAGTTTTCGAAAATAACAATGTTGATGTTTCTAGTGCTTGGATAAGTGAGTTTGTTTGTAGCGAAAATGAGATTTTAAGATATAGAAAGCTACCTCAAAATCATAATGACATAATAAAATATGCAAAAACTAGATGTCCTATAAATCATCCAGTTGTTATGTATAAAAAGGCTGTAGTTCAAAATTCAGGTGGATATCAAAAAATGATGTTAATGGAAGACTATTATTTATGGGGGAGAATGATAGTACAAGGTGCAAAGTTCTACAATATTCAAGAAGTACTTCTGAACATGCGAGCAGGTGATGATATGCTTAAAAGACGAAGTGGCATTGTTTATGTGAAAAGTGAGCTAACTTTATTAAAGGAATTTAGAAATATTGGATTTATTTCAACTCTTGAACTTATTAAAAATATGTTCATAAGAGTTCCAGTTAGATTAATGCCAATAAAAATTTTAAAAATTGTATATAGTATTATAAGAAGTTTATAA
- a CDS encoding alpha-1,2-fucosyltransferase, whose protein sequence is MILVRLVGGLGNQIFQLSAALLLAKRLGLEKILIDISGLNKYEIKHKNELVYFFDFKNIEVQYIRNKILDFRIPKIFPLKFPFYPFINDKNFQWGMKYPNKQLIILDGYFQDCLLQEDFNSEIKILKEIFIPSKYDENEEYCVIHIRGGDFVKLGWNIVSPKEYYIKAIDIMKSEYQRDKFHIVTDDTNYAKTILDELNIDYKFIGNNIYDDFYLIGRYQYRILSSSTFALWASALANNENSVVISPEYWTPNNLRKIFLPNERRILF, encoded by the coding sequence TTGATTTTAGTAAGATTGGTAGGAGGCTTAGGTAATCAAATTTTTCAATTATCTGCTGCATTGTTATTGGCAAAAAGATTAGGATTAGAAAAGATTTTAATCGATATATCTGGACTTAATAAATATGAAATAAAACACAAAAATGAGTTAGTTTATTTTTTTGATTTTAAAAATATTGAAGTCCAATATATAAGAAATAAAATTCTTGATTTTAGAATTCCTAAAATATTTCCACTTAAATTTCCTTTTTATCCATTTATTAATGATAAAAATTTTCAATGGGGAATGAAATATCCCAATAAGCAACTCATAATTTTAGATGGTTATTTTCAAGATTGTTTATTACAAGAAGATTTTAATAGTGAGATAAAAATATTAAAAGAGATTTTCATACCAAGTAAATATGATGAAAATGAAGAATATTGTGTTATTCATATTCGAGGTGGGGATTTTGTAAAACTTGGATGGAATATTGTTTCTCCGAAAGAATATTATATTAAAGCTATTGATATTATGAAAAGTGAATATCAGCGAGATAAGTTTCATATAGTTACGGATGATACAAATTATGCTAAAACTATTTTGGATGAACTGAATATTGATTATAAATTTATTGGGAATAATATTTATGATGATTTTTATTTAATAGGTAGATATCAATACCGTATTCTGTCTTCAAGTACATTTGCTCTATGGGCTAGTGCATTAGCAAATAATGAAAACAGTGTCGTAATTTCGCCTGAATATTGGACTCCCAATAATCTAAGAAAAATATTTTTACCAAATGAAAGAAGGATTTTATTTTGA
- a CDS encoding glycosyl transferase, which yields MNKIGILYICTGDYWKFWENFYKSSEELFLTNEEKHYFLFTDNRELLNINNERIHSFFQEKMDWPYPTLYRYKTFIKYKTVFQDMDYLIFCNANLLFNEKISRNDLFANKELFATLHPGFFDKKPQKFTYETNIKSLAYTEKKVDSIYVCGGFNGGIKNDFLKMAEILDDNIDKDFSESIIAIWHDESHINNYVQNNKEKFNILSPSFCYPQHYSIDINKKIIVQDKEKIISIKHKGVFYNIRFLIIKMLKKMFRHRR from the coding sequence ATGAATAAAATTGGAATATTGTACATATGTACAGGTGATTATTGGAAATTTTGGGAAAATTTTTATAAAAGTTCAGAAGAATTATTCTTAACAAATGAAGAAAAACACTATTTTCTTTTTACGGATAATAGGGAACTGTTAAATATTAATAATGAAAGAATTCATTCATTTTTTCAAGAAAAGATGGATTGGCCATATCCAACTTTGTATAGATATAAAACATTCATAAAGTATAAAACAGTATTCCAAGATATGGATTATTTAATATTTTGTAATGCAAATCTATTATTTAACGAAAAAATTTCAAGAAATGACTTATTTGCCAATAAAGAGTTGTTTGCTACCTTGCATCCAGGTTTTTTTGATAAAAAACCTCAAAAGTTTACTTATGAAACAAATATAAAATCTTTAGCTTATACTGAAAAAAAAGTAGATAGCATTTATGTATGTGGTGGATTTAATGGTGGAATAAAAAATGATTTTCTTAAGATGGCAGAGATATTAGATGATAATATAGATAAAGATTTTTCAGAAAGTATAATCGCAATTTGGCATGATGAAAGCCATATAAATAATTATGTACAAAATAATAAAGAAAAATTTAATATTCTTTCACCTAGTTTTTGTTATCCTCAGCATTATAGTATCGATATTAATAAAAAAATTATAGTTCAAGATAAAGAGAAAATAATAAGTATAAAACACAAGGGAGTATTTTATAATATTCGATTTCTTATTATTAAAATGTTAAAAAAAATGTTCAGGCATAGGAGATAA
- a CDS encoding O-antigen polymerase, producing MILNRKILFLQFLSNILIICLVLLTIRKRSIDINIIYFCYFILVLTYLDSFFLHKTEDSPTESFVSFNISRYLVFFIGYVIFYFAYYYPKNEIISVIAPDEYFDSGMYVYVAKNLVNGLSVVNTDFALYYGTQMSPNWALIVYLYGGMFLIFGIEEQILPMINLFIYSYMFFFFIYILKMTNLSKNKIYSISFLMLLLPGPIYWIASLSKEVLYYVFLAILFYLLFKNKKVISKRIIFISLLASFLSRFNIVAIIIFSKISNLLNYNTKKSFIKNLFKTYIFILFIFILSIYFLDLLFNINFFQSPMYIPFGFDTEELWGYKMDYVPMSILELLYKLPVKFLLTIFSEVNIIYLFRFPYGNTNSYAIVFNILEGFIRSMFIILLLVNFYRKKDINNITYKFMGLTFIFWLLFAISIGFFQSRYLIFGDYLLIFSYIFLKSNRRYQ from the coding sequence ATGATATTAAATAGAAAAATTTTATTTTTACAATTTTTATCAAATATATTAATTATTTGTTTAGTTTTATTAACAATTAGAAAGAGATCAATAGATATAAATATTATATATTTTTGTTATTTTATATTAGTATTGACATATTTAGATTCTTTTTTTTTACATAAAACGGAAGATTCTCCTACGGAGAGTTTTGTTTCTTTTAACATAAGTAGATATTTAGTTTTTTTCATAGGATATGTGATTTTTTACTTTGCGTATTATTACCCTAAGAATGAAATAATAAGTGTAATCGCTCCTGATGAATATTTTGATAGTGGTATGTATGTGTATGTGGCCAAAAATCTTGTTAATGGATTGTCTGTTGTAAATACAGATTTTGCATTATATTATGGTACGCAGATGTCTCCTAATTGGGCATTGATCGTTTACCTTTATGGGGGAATGTTTTTAATATTTGGAATTGAAGAACAAATTTTACCAATGATAAATTTATTTATTTATTCTTATATGTTTTTCTTCTTTATATATATTTTAAAAATGACAAATTTAAGTAAAAATAAAATTTATAGTATTTCTTTTTTGATGTTATTGTTACCTGGACCAATCTATTGGATCGCATCACTATCAAAAGAAGTTTTATATTATGTTTTTTTGGCAATATTGTTTTATTTATTATTTAAGAATAAAAAAGTTATTTCAAAAAGAATAATATTCATTTCACTTTTAGCTTCATTTCTTTCTAGATTTAATATTGTGGCAATAATAATTTTTAGTAAAATTTCTAATTTATTAAACTATAACACTAAAAAGTCATTTATTAAAAATTTATTTAAAACTTATATTTTTATTTTATTTATCTTTATATTGTCAATATATTTCTTAGATTTATTGTTCAATATAAATTTTTTTCAAAGTCCAATGTATATCCCTTTTGGCTTTGATACAGAAGAGCTTTGGGGATATAAAATGGACTATGTTCCTATGAGTATTTTAGAACTACTGTATAAACTCCCAGTGAAATTTTTATTAACAATTTTTAGTGAAGTGAATATTATCTATTTATTTAGGTTTCCTTATGGAAATACAAATTCATATGCTATTGTTTTTAATATACTAGAGGGATTTATAAGGAGTATGTTTATAATACTTCTCTTAGTAAATTTTTATAGGAAAAAAGATATTAATAATATAACCTATAAGTTTATGGGATTAACTTTTATATTTTGGCTTTTATTTGCGATATCCATTGGTTTTTTTCAATCAAGATATTTGATTTTCGGGGATTACCTTTTAATATTTTCATATATTTTTTTAAAATCAAACAGGAGATATCAATGA
- a CDS encoding lipopolysaccharide biosynthesis protein — MKEIYYTVLTQAIQMGGGLLVFKILTSKLSGLDFGLYALILSFSAIIFTFPFTAIQQALTKYTSVLSQKRAIDVYKTIFILDIAFFVIYIVLTMILFFSNLINIDGVEYIVVMAYIVSEVLKINNYIFINSLRNRKKYLNSIFVEFFLKLVLLSILSNSTMGVFTIFIIVNIVIIIYSKPKNSDFNFPNRVQFFYWAKMIYIFASPLAIWGIFGWMRDMSNRWIIEYYLTLEDVALFAVMNSLVVIIPGALQAFFGMYFMPILYKKEKEKKGSIREFNKKILIIGFFIMIFGALFINFFSEYIVTILSDVKYIGGAWMLVPMFLTYSLFSLTMSITSEIFAHNKTKLLLMPNIISGIVSMIAFLFLVKFYGMNGALYAFIISYLSYSILTFFVVYKFKI; from the coding sequence ATGAAAGAAATATATTACACTGTATTAACTCAGGCTATTCAAATGGGTGGAGGACTTCTGGTTTTTAAGATACTTACCTCAAAGCTATCTGGTTTAGATTTTGGGCTTTATGCTTTGATCTTATCCTTCAGTGCAATCATTTTTACATTTCCTTTTACAGCCATTCAACAAGCTTTGACAAAGTATACATCTGTATTATCACAAAAGAGAGCTATTGATGTTTACAAAACAATTTTCATATTAGATATAGCATTTTTTGTAATCTATATAGTTTTAACAATGATTTTATTTTTTTCTAATCTGATAAATATTGATGGTGTTGAATATATTGTAGTTATGGCTTATATTGTAAGTGAAGTATTAAAAATTAATAACTATATATTTATAAATTCTTTAAGAAATAGAAAAAAATATCTTAATTCTATTTTTGTTGAATTTTTCTTGAAATTAGTGTTATTGTCTATTCTCTCAAATTCTACTATGGGAGTATTTACCATATTTATAATAGTAAATATAGTAATTATTATCTATTCTAAACCTAAGAATTCAGATTTCAATTTTCCAAATAGGGTTCAGTTTTTTTATTGGGCAAAAATGATATATATTTTTGCTTCTCCTTTGGCTATTTGGGGGATATTTGGCTGGATGAGAGATATGTCTAATAGGTGGATAATAGAATATTATCTCACTTTAGAGGATGTAGCTCTTTTTGCTGTAATGAATTCTTTGGTGGTAATAATTCCAGGAGCATTACAAGCTTTTTTTGGAATGTATTTTATGCCAATACTATATAAAAAAGAAAAGGAAAAAAAAGGTTCAATTAGAGAATTTAATAAAAAAATATTAATTATAGGTTTTTTCATAATGATATTTGGAGCATTATTTATTAATTTCTTTTCTGAATATATAGTTACTATTTTATCTGATGTTAAATACATTGGGGGAGCTTGGATGCTAGTACCTATGTTTTTAACATATTCATTGTTTTCGCTAACAATGTCAATTACTTCAGAAATATTTGCACACAATAAAACAAAACTATTATTAATGCCAAATATTATTTCAGGAATAGTTTCAATGATAGCTTTTTTATTTTTAGTTAAATTTTATGGAATGAACGGTGCATTATATGCTTTTATTATCTCATACTTGAGTTATAGTATATTAACTTTTTTTGTAGTCTATAAGTTTAAAATATGA
- a CDS encoding glycosyltransferase family 2 protein, which yields MNKPLVSVLIPLYNHESFVEFAIESVMQQTYRNIELIVINDGSTDNSDDVAQKLLVKYSFQYYKQENQGLIFTIEKLRSLSRGKYISLLASDDAFVDNKIEVLVNYLENNPQYAMVYSNMYFINMKNQIIGKIKDGGEKGNIFESLLCGNFFINSLTTLINKDIFMKYNYDKGYIEDFQMWLKITKDNQIGYVDEYLALYRVGNALSLSSNISKMQKAEEEIILKYSNEPIFDEALRKWNIRWLGSFGKCNKIYAIKYFLFKNITYRNFFDLNFFKALLKLLIPCFIFKRIK from the coding sequence ATGAATAAACCATTAGTTTCGGTATTAATACCATTATATAACCATGAAAGTTTTGTTGAATTTGCTATTGAAAGTGTTATGCAACAGACATACAGGAATATAGAATTAATAGTAATAAATGATGGTTCTACTGATAATTCAGATGATGTAGCACAAAAACTGTTAGTCAAATATAGTTTTCAATATTATAAACAAGAAAATCAAGGATTAATTTTTACTATAGAAAAATTAAGAAGTCTATCCAGAGGAAAATATATTTCACTTTTGGCTTCTGATGATGCGTTTGTAGATAACAAAATTGAAGTTTTAGTTAATTATCTTGAAAATAATCCTCAATATGCAATGGTTTATTCTAATATGTATTTTATAAATATGAAAAATCAAATTATAGGTAAGATTAAAGATGGTGGAGAAAAAGGAAATATATTTGAAAGTTTACTTTGTGGAAATTTTTTTATTAATAGTTTAACAACACTTATAAATAAAGATATATTTATGAAATATAATTATGACAAAGGATATATTGAAGATTTTCAGATGTGGTTGAAAATAACAAAAGATAATCAAATAGGTTATGTAGATGAATATTTAGCTTTATACAGAGTTGGTAATGCATTAAGTTTATCTAGTAATATATCAAAAATGCAAAAAGCAGAAGAAGAGATAATCTTAAAATATTCAAATGAACCAATTTTTGATGAAGCTTTGAGAAAGTGGAATATTAGATGGCTTGGAAGTTTTGGAAAATGCAATAAAATTTATGCAATAAAATATTTTTTATTTAAAAATATTACATATAGAAATTTTTTTGATTTAAATTTTTTTAAAGCACTATTAAAATTATTGATACCTTGTTTCATTTTTAAAAGAATTAAATGA